The DNA window TACCTGCCCCTCACGAAGCGCAGCCCGGACGATCCGCGCACGCTGAAGATGGGCAAGCTGTTCGCGCTGGTGTGGGGCCTGGGCCTGACGTTCGGCGCCCTGCTCTACCCCAACGATCCCAAGCTGCCGGTGGTCGTGGTGGCGCTGGCGATCGCGTCGTTCACCTACGGCGGCCTGCTGGGCGCGTTCTTCCTCGGCATCTTCTGGAAGCGCGCGATCCAGCGGGACATGATCCTCGGCATGTCGGTGGGGCTGTTCTGCATGGCGTTCATCGTGTTCGCCGGGCAGATCGCGCGCGTCGCGCCGGGGCTCGCGCCGACGCTGCTCCCCCTGTCGAAGATCGCGTGGCCGTGGTACGTGCTCATCGGGACGAGCATCACGCTGGCGACGGGGATCCTGTCGTCGCTCACGCACCCCGCGCCGACGACCGACCCGATGGCGATGCCGGCGAGGCGCGCGGCATGAGCGTGATCGTGGTGGGGCTGGACGGCGGCGGCTCCAAGACGCGCGTCGTGGTGGCCGACGAGACCGGGCGCGCCCTCGGCACGATCGAGGGCCCCGCGTCGGCCGTGCGCCCGGGCGGCGTTGAGCACTCGGCCGACGTGATCGCCGCCTGCGTGCGCGACGCGCTCGCGCACGCAGGCATGGAGCACGTCGCGCCGAAGGTGCTGTACGCGGGCGTGGCGGGCGTCGGCCGTGAGCCGGAGCGCGAGGCGCTCTGGCAGGCGCTCGTGTCGCGCGAGGTGGCGGAGGACGTGGCCGTGCATCCCGACGCGATGATCGCGCTCGACGACGCGTTCGCGGAGGGCGCGGGCGTGCTGCTGATCGCGGGCACGGGCTCGGTGGCGTTCGGGCGCGGTCCCGACGGCACCTTCCAGCGCTGCGGCGGCTGGGGCCCGAACCTCGGCGACGAGGGGAGCGGCGCCTGGATCGGGCGGCGCGCGCTGAACATCGCCACGGGCTCGTCCGACGGCCGCGAGCCGGAGACGGCGCTCACGGACGCGCTGCTGACGGCGATCGAGGCCGACGATCCGACCGCGCTCATCCCGTGGGCCGCGCAGGCGACGCCGGGCCAGCTCGCGCAGCTGGCGCCCGTCGTCTTCCGCGTGGCGGCGACCGGCGACCTGCGCGCCAACACGCTGCTCTCGCTCGCGGTGGAGGAGCTGGTGCTGCACGTGCGCACGCTCGCGCGGCGCCTGTTCGTCGACGAGCGGGCGGCGATCCCGGTCGCGCTGGCGGGTGGCCTGCTCGCGCGCGGCGGCCCGCTGCGCAAGCGGCTGGAGCACCGCCTCAAGACCGCGGTGCCGGGCGCGCAGCTGCGGCAGGAGGACGTCGACCCCGCGCGCGGCGCAGTGCGCGGCGCGCTGCGTCTGCTGGGCGTCGAGCTGGCGTAGCCCGGGGGGGGCGGTTCGGCCCTGGCGCGACCCGACGGGAGCTCCGATCTTCGGCCGTTCCCGTCGTCCCCCGCGCGGAGGTGTCGGATGCGTCCTCAGCTCGCCCTGCTGCTCGTGTTCACGCCACTCGCGGCCGCGGCGCAGGAGCAGCCGCAGCCGCGGTTCGCCCCCGTCGCGCGGACCGAGCCGACGTCGGCGGAGGCGGCTCAGGAGCGCCTGCGCTCCCTGCGGCTCCAGGCGGCCGACTCGGCCGTCCGCTACGCCGGCGTGGCCAACGGGCAGCGGAAGGTCGCGCGCTCCCTCGTGGTCGCGGGCGCCGCGATCGTCGCCGGCTCGTACGCCCAGTGGGTGTCGGGGCCGACGCGTCGCGGGATGACCGCGGGCGGCGCGGCGCTCCTCGGCGCGGGACTGGGTGTCGCGGGCGTGGGGGTGGTCCGCAACGACGCCGCCGACCGATCGGCGGCGACGGCGGCGCGCTGGCGGGACGTCGCCGAAGGCCGCGCACGCTGACGGCGCGACCAGGAAGGCGAACGGGGCGCCCGGCCGATGGCCGGGCGCCCCGTCGCGCGTCGAGCCGCGTCGAGCCGTGTCGCCGCGGTCAGACCACCGCGTGCTCCTGGCGCTCCAGCTCCGTCGCCTGCTGCGCCGCCAGCGCGGGCTGCTCGCCGAACACGCCCTCCCAGCGCGCCATCACGGCCGTCGCCAGGCAGTTGCCGACCAGGTTCACCGACGTGCGCGCCATGTCCATCAGCGCGTCGACGCCCAGGATCACCGCGACCGCCGACAGCGGGAGCCCGAACTGCGCGAGCGCGCCCGAGAGGATCACGAGCGACGCGCGCGGCACCGCGGCGACGCCCTTCGACGTCAGCATCAGCGTCAGCATCATCAGGATCTGCGTGCCGAGCGGCATGTCGATCCCGGCCGCCTGGGCGGCGAACACCGAGGCGAGCGCCAGGTACAGCGTGCTGC is part of the Roseisolibacter agri genome and encodes:
- a CDS encoding N-acetylglucosamine kinase — translated: MSVIVVGLDGGGSKTRVVVADETGRALGTIEGPASAVRPGGVEHSADVIAACVRDALAHAGMEHVAPKVLYAGVAGVGREPEREALWQALVSREVAEDVAVHPDAMIALDDAFAEGAGVLLIAGTGSVAFGRGPDGTFQRCGGWGPNLGDEGSGAWIGRRALNIATGSSDGREPETALTDALLTAIEADDPTALIPWAAQATPGQLAQLAPVVFRVAATGDLRANTLLSLAVEELVLHVRTLARRLFVDERAAIPVALAGGLLARGGPLRKRLEHRLKTAVPGAQLRQEDVDPARGAVRGALRLLGVELA